A genomic region of Rhodospirillales bacterium contains the following coding sequences:
- a CDS encoding adenylosuccinate lyase, with translation MIPRYTRAEMAAIWAPENKYKIWLEIETLACEKMAQMGTIPAATPKALREKGGFDIARIDEIEAEVKHDVIAFLTSVAEHIDDPEASRYVHQGMTSSDVLDTALSVQLTQAADILLKDLDALLGALKKRALEHKNTICIGRSHGIHAEPTTFGLKLAGHYAAFKRGKERLLAAREDIATCALSGAVGTYATLDPAVEEYVAEKLGLKPETHSTQVIPRDRHAMFFATLGVIASSIENLAIEIRHLQRTEVREAEEFFSKGQKGSSAMPHKRNPIASENLTGQARVVRMAVTPAMENVALWHERDISHSSVERVIAPDATVTLDYALARLTGLIDNLLIYPDTMMENLEKMGGLVFSQKVLLALTQAGISREDGYRIVQRNAMQVWESKGKKQLIDFLKKDEDVIKALGKNGLEEIFDLTAYAQNVDHIFKRVFG, from the coding sequence ATGATCCCCCGTTATACCCGCGCTGAAATGGCAGCCATCTGGGCGCCAGAGAACAAATACAAAATCTGGCTCGAAATCGAAACGCTCGCCTGTGAAAAAATGGCGCAGATGGGCACGATCCCGGCAGCCACCCCGAAAGCCCTGCGCGAAAAAGGTGGATTCGACATCGCCCGCATTGATGAGATCGAAGCCGAGGTTAAACACGACGTCATCGCATTTCTAACCTCAGTCGCCGAACATATCGACGACCCGGAGGCCAGCCGCTACGTGCATCAGGGTATGACCTCCTCCGATGTCCTCGACACAGCACTATCCGTGCAACTGACACAGGCCGCCGATATTTTGCTCAAAGACCTCGATGCGCTGCTCGGTGCCTTGAAAAAACGGGCATTAGAGCACAAAAACACGATTTGCATCGGCCGCAGCCACGGCATCCACGCCGAACCGACGACCTTTGGCCTGAAACTCGCCGGTCATTACGCCGCCTTTAAACGCGGCAAGGAACGCCTGCTGGCTGCCCGCGAAGATATCGCAACCTGCGCCCTGTCCGGCGCGGTCGGCACTTACGCGACGCTCGACCCGGCGGTTGAAGAATACGTTGCGGAAAAACTGGGCCTTAAACCCGAAACGCACTCAACGCAGGTCATCCCGCGCGACCGCCACGCAATGTTCTTTGCCACACTCGGCGTCATCGCCAGCTCGATCGAAAACCTCGCCATCGAAATCCGCCATTTGCAACGCACCGAAGTCCGCGAAGCCGAAGAGTTTTTCTCCAAAGGGCAAAAAGGCTCATCTGCGATGCCGCATAAACGCAACCCGATCGCCAGTGAAAACCTGACCGGACAAGCCCGGGTCGTCCGCATGGCCGTCACCCCGGCCATGGAAAACGTCGCCCTGTGGCACGAACGCGATATTTCCCATTCCTCCGTCGAACGCGTCATTGCCCCGGATGCCACCGTGACACTGGATTACGCCCTCGCGCGTCTGACCGGCCTGATCGACAATCTGCTGATCTACCCGGACACAATGATGGAGAACCTTGAAAAAATGGGTGGCCTCGTCTTCTCGCAAAAAGTCCTCCTTGCCCTGACCCAAGCCGGGATCAGCCGCGAAGACGGCTACCGCATCGTCCAGCGCAATGCGATGCAAGTATGGGAATCCAAAGGCAAAAAGCAACTTATCGACTTCCTAAAGAAGGACGAAGATGTAATCAAAGCCCTTGGTAAAAACGGACTAGAGGAAATTTTTGACCTCACCGCCTACGCCCAGAATGTCGACCACATTTTCAAGCGGGTATTTGGGTAA
- a CDS encoding response regulator gives MVFSSRDKPPPYDLSNFTILVVEDSAYMHSLISSMLKVFNVGDIMVCEGGREAIDLLKVTQARTKSSYINSVDIVLTDWLMNKGAGEELLRWIRSSDRDEIRFLPVIVCSGYTTDTITSKARDLGAHEILVKPVSGSKLASRICSVIDKPRPFLKTPHYFGPDRRRKELPYKGKERRLIQTQMIKVEDVETLW, from the coding sequence ATGGTTTTTTCTTCCCGTGACAAGCCACCGCCTTATGACTTGAGTAATTTTACCATTCTGGTGGTGGAGGACTCGGCCTATATGCATTCGCTGATTTCCTCGATGTTGAAGGTGTTTAATGTCGGCGATATTATGGTGTGCGAAGGCGGGCGCGAGGCGATTGATTTGCTGAAGGTCACGCAGGCCCGGACCAAAAGCAGTTATATCAACAGTGTCGATATTGTCCTGACCGACTGGCTGATGAACAAGGGCGCGGGCGAGGAGTTGTTGCGCTGGATACGGTCCAGCGACCGCGATGAAATCCGGTTCCTGCCGGTGATCGTGTGCAGCGGTTACACCACCGATACAATCACGTCGAAGGCCCGCGATCTGGGCGCTCATGAAATTCTGGTCAAGCCCGTGTCGGGGAGCAAGCTGGCCTCGCGGATTTGCTCGGTGATCGACAAGCCGCGGCCTTTCCTGAAAACGCCGCATTATTTCGGCCCTGACCGGCGGCGCAAGGAGCTGCCCTATAAGGGGAAAGAGCGGCGCTTGATACAAACGCAAATGATCAAGGTGGAAGATGTCGAAACCCTCTGGTGA
- a CDS encoding lipid-binding SYLF domain-containing protein, producing MRHLLFVFAVVCFMPVAAWADTAGEKAEIHEMAQKTLTRLYKEEPHARDAIARAEGYAVFSSGGINAFFISAAYGSGVAHNNMTGAETFMKMASGGVGLGLGIKDYRLVFVFHTREAYNQFIDSGWDFSGQADAAAKAGTSGDEMSGAADIMPGVSVYQLTESGLALQVTLQGTKYWKDGDLN from the coding sequence ATGCGTCATTTATTGTTTGTCTTTGCGGTTGTTTGTTTTATGCCGGTGGCGGCGTGGGCCGATACGGCCGGGGAGAAAGCCGAAATCCACGAGATGGCGCAAAAAACGCTGACGCGGCTTTATAAGGAAGAGCCGCATGCGCGCGACGCGATCGCCCGCGCCGAAGGCTATGCCGTGTTTTCCAGTGGCGGGATCAACGCCTTTTTTATCTCGGCGGCTTATGGCTCCGGGGTGGCACACAACAATATGACGGGCGCGGAAACGTTCATGAAGATGGCTTCCGGCGGGGTCGGGCTTGGTCTGGGGATCAAGGACTACCGGCTGGTGTTCGTGTTTCACACGCGCGAGGCCTATAACCAGTTTATTGACTCGGGCTGGGATTTTTCCGGGCAGGCGGACGCCGCGGCCAAGGCCGGGACATCCGGCGATGAGATGAGCGGCGCGGCGGATATTATGCCGGGCGTCAGCGTTTATCAGCTGACCGAAAGCGGGTTGGCGCTGCAGGTGACGTTACAAGGCACGAAATACTGGAAAGACGGCGATCTGAACTAA
- a CDS encoding alpha-glucosidase, with amino-acid sequence MTNNDWWRGAVLYQIYPRSFFDTNKDGVGDLKGITEKLDYITGLGVEGIWISPFFKSPMKDFGYDVSDYRDVDPLFGTMADFDKLLTEAHKRDLKIIVDLVLGHTSDQHPWFTESRSSRDNPKANWYVWADPKPDGSPPNNWQSVFGGSAWQFDSVRGQYYMHNWLKEQPDLNYHNPDVMAAMIDNCKFWLDKGVDGLRLDVINFCFHDKELRDNPPRSADVDEHATQLEFPEPYGMQRHIYDKSRPENLELVAKLRALLDHYPGAFSLAEIGDDEAVKMAAEYSSGPNRFHTSYSFALMRGEGKIPSAALFRDTLQEQMAQPGDSWPSWAFSNHDIIRTASRWGGLDSYTDNPAAARLFIALLGSLRGTAFLYQGEELGLPEADVPYERLQDPWGIFHYPRYKGRDGCRTPIPWDGKATNAGFSRAKDTWLPIPGTHLPLAVKQQEKDKSSTLNFTRAFMAWRKTHPALRTGDITFLDIPDEQVLGFIRTREDKTITCLFNLSDQEKTITDINAAPSVFNAGTQTGTYDAAAQTVILPPFGMLFAAA; translated from the coding sequence ATGACGAACAACGATTGGTGGCGCGGGGCGGTCTTATACCAGATCTACCCGCGCTCCTTTTTTGATACGAACAAGGACGGCGTCGGTGACCTGAAGGGCATCACCGAAAAGCTGGACTATATCACCGGCCTCGGTGTCGAAGGTATCTGGATTTCCCCGTTTTTCAAATCACCGATGAAAGATTTCGGATATGACGTGTCCGACTATCGGGATGTCGACCCGCTGTTCGGCACAATGGCCGACTTTGACAAACTCCTGACCGAAGCCCACAAACGCGATCTGAAAATTATCGTCGATCTGGTTCTCGGCCATACATCCGATCAGCACCCATGGTTCACCGAAAGCCGGTCCAGCCGCGATAACCCCAAAGCCAACTGGTATGTCTGGGCCGATCCGAAGCCCGATGGCAGTCCGCCGAACAACTGGCAATCCGTATTCGGGGGCAGCGCCTGGCAATTCGACTCTGTGCGCGGTCAGTATTACATGCATAACTGGCTCAAAGAACAGCCAGACCTGAACTACCACAACCCCGACGTCATGGCCGCCATGATTGATAATTGTAAATTCTGGCTGGATAAAGGAGTGGATGGCCTGCGCCTTGATGTCATCAATTTTTGTTTCCATGACAAGGAATTGCGCGATAACCCGCCGCGCAGCGCCGATGTCGATGAACACGCCACCCAGCTTGAATTCCCTGAACCATACGGTATGCAGCGTCATATCTACGATAAGTCCCGCCCGGAAAATCTGGAACTTGTGGCAAAACTGCGCGCTCTACTTGACCACTACCCCGGCGCCTTCTCTCTGGCTGAAATTGGCGATGACGAAGCCGTCAAAATGGCCGCCGAATACAGCTCCGGCCCCAACCGCTTCCATACATCCTACAGCTTTGCCCTGATGCGCGGCGAAGGCAAAATTCCATCTGCCGCCCTGTTCCGTGACACTCTTCAGGAACAAATGGCACAGCCCGGTGATAGCTGGCCCAGCTGGGCGTTTTCCAACCACGACATTATCCGCACAGCCAGCCGCTGGGGCGGCCTCGATTCCTATACGGATAACCCGGCCGCGGCCCGCCTGTTCATTGCCCTTCTCGGTAGCTTGCGCGGCACGGCGTTCCTGTATCAGGGTGAAGAATTGGGCCTACCGGAGGCCGACGTCCCCTATGAACGTCTGCAAGATCCGTGGGGCATATTTCACTACCCCCGCTATAAAGGCCGCGATGGTTGCCGCACACCAATCCCGTGGGATGGCAAAGCTACCAACGCCGGGTTCAGCAGGGCTAAAGACACATGGCTGCCGATCCCCGGCACACACCTGCCGCTGGCCGTCAAACAGCAGGAAAAAGATAAAAGCTCCACCCTGAACTTTACCCGCGCCTTTATGGCATGGCGGAAAACGCACCCCGCCCTGCGCACCGGCGATATAACATTCCTCGATATTCCCGATGAACAGGTTCTGGGCTTCATCCGTACACGTGAGGACAAAACCATAACCTGTTTGTTTAACCTCTCGGATCAGGAAAAAACGATCACCGATATCAACGCCGCCCCCTCCGTCTTTAACGCCGGAACGCAAACGGGCACATACGATGCCGCGGCCCAGACCGTTATTCTGCCCCCATTTGGAATGCTTTTTGCTGCCGCCTGA
- a CDS encoding PepSY domain-containing protein, producing the protein MSVISDSWAGEVTDEEAQAIAVREIPGDIIHRDRAIRNNALFYKFDIQNSDGIVMKVEIEAATGAVVDVDILKLGENGVLPASRLTMRQADEIAQAHVKEISFGNRAPKTLESEYKLRNRKLVYVFKIKRSFEMYNVTIDANTGEIVSTAEAID; encoded by the coding sequence TTGAGTGTAATTTCTGACTCATGGGCCGGTGAGGTGACGGACGAGGAAGCACAGGCGATTGCCGTGCGTGAAATTCCCGGAGACATTATTCACCGTGATCGCGCTATTCGTAACAACGCCTTGTTCTATAAGTTTGATATTCAAAATAGCGATGGCATTGTTATGAAGGTTGAAATCGAGGCCGCCACCGGCGCGGTTGTCGATGTGGATATTTTAAAGCTGGGTGAAAATGGCGTTTTGCCGGCTTCCCGCTTGACCATGCGGCAGGCTGATGAGATCGCCCAAGCGCATGTGAAGGAGATTTCCTTTGGCAACCGGGCGCCTAAAACGCTTGAGAGCGAATACAAGCTGCGGAACAGAAAACTCGTCTACGTTTTTAAAATCAAGCGCAGTTTCGAGATGTATAACGTTACAATTGACGCTAATACCGGGGAAATCGTGTCAACGGCAGAGGCGATTGATTAA
- the uvrB gene encoding excinuclease ABC subunit UvrB, producing the protein MTAENTPFKIQSDFEPAGDQPAAITQLVTGLRDGLSDQVLLGVTGSGKTFTMAQVIRETQRPALVLAPNKTLAAQLYGEMKSFFPDNAVEYFVSYYDYYQPEAYVPRTDTFIEKDSSINEQIDRMRHAATRALFERPDVIIVASVSCIYGIGSKEDYLAMTLDLSVGQVLDRQELIKQFVALQYARNDIAFERGTFRVRGDTVELFPAHFEDRAWRFSLFGDEIEEIAEFDPLTGEKYGKLDAVRIFANSHYVTPGPTIKQAIAQIKIDLKARLKEFESQGKLLEAQRLDQRTQFDLEMLTATGMCQGIENYSRYLTGRAPGEPPPTLFEYLPDDALLFLDESHVMVPQLRAMYNGDRSRKSTLVEYGFRVPAAMDNRPLKFEEWQAMRPQTIYVSATPGPWELEQAGGVFAEQVVRPTGLVDPPVEIRPVTHQVDDLMGECKAVIAQGGRVLVTTLTKRMAEDLTEYLDENGVKVRYMHSDVDTLERIEIIRDLRLGTFDVLVGINLLREGLDIPECMRVCILDADKEGYLRSRTSLIQTIGRAARNVDAKAILYADRETDSMKAAIAETSRRRDKQLTWNAEHGITPESVKKNIGDVMSSVYERGDHVHVGRVAGLSDQEQDLLLNPAALKKHIKALEAKMLAAAADLEFEEAARLRDEIKKLEQADLGLS; encoded by the coding sequence ATGACCGCCGAAAACACACCATTTAAAATCCAGTCTGATTTTGAGCCCGCGGGGGATCAGCCCGCAGCGATTACGCAGCTTGTCACAGGTTTGCGCGACGGGCTGAGCGATCAGGTGTTGCTGGGCGTGACGGGATCGGGGAAGACCTTTACGATGGCGCAGGTGATCCGCGAGACCCAGAGACCGGCGCTGGTGCTGGCGCCGAACAAGACGCTGGCGGCGCAGCTATACGGCGAGATGAAGAGCTTTTTCCCCGATAATGCCGTCGAGTATTTCGTGTCGTATTACGATTACTACCAGCCGGAAGCCTATGTGCCGCGCACCGATACGTTTATCGAGAAAGACAGTTCCATTAACGAGCAGATCGACCGGATGCGTCACGCAGCGACGCGGGCCTTGTTTGAGCGACCGGATGTGATTATCGTGGCGTCGGTGTCGTGCATTTACGGGATCGGGTCGAAGGAAGATTATCTGGCGATGACGCTGGATTTGAGCGTGGGGCAGGTTCTCGACAGGCAAGAGCTTATAAAACAGTTCGTAGCGTTACAATATGCCCGCAACGATATTGCGTTCGAGCGCGGGACATTCCGGGTGCGCGGCGATACGGTTGAATTGTTTCCGGCACACTTTGAGGACCGGGCGTGGCGGTTTTCGCTGTTTGGCGATGAAATAGAGGAGATTGCCGAGTTCGATCCGCTGACCGGCGAGAAATACGGCAAACTGGACGCGGTGCGGATTTTCGCGAATTCGCATTACGTGACGCCCGGCCCCACGATCAAACAGGCAATCGCCCAGATTAAAATCGATCTGAAGGCGCGGCTGAAAGAGTTTGAATCGCAAGGGAAATTACTGGAAGCGCAGAGACTGGATCAGCGCACGCAGTTCGATCTGGAGATGTTGACCGCGACGGGGATGTGTCAGGGGATTGAAAACTATTCCCGTTATCTCACGGGCCGCGCGCCGGGGGAGCCGCCGCCGACCTTGTTCGAATATCTGCCGGACGATGCGCTGTTGTTTCTCGATGAAAGCCACGTGATGGTGCCGCAGCTCCGCGCGATGTATAACGGTGACCGCAGCCGCAAAAGCACGCTGGTCGAATACGGGTTCCGGGTGCCGGCGGCGATGGATAACCGGCCGCTGAAGTTCGAGGAGTGGCAGGCGATGCGGCCGCAGACGATTTATGTGTCCGCAACGCCGGGGCCATGGGAGCTGGAGCAGGCCGGCGGCGTGTTCGCCGAACAGGTGGTGCGGCCGACGGGGCTGGTCGATCCGCCGGTGGAAATTCGCCCGGTGACGCATCAGGTCGACGATTTGATGGGCGAGTGCAAGGCGGTGATCGCGCAGGGCGGGCGGGTGCTGGTCACGACGCTGACCAAGCGGATGGCCGAGGATTTGACCGAGTATCTCGATGAAAACGGCGTGAAGGTGCGCTATATGCACTCCGACGTCGATACGCTGGAGCGGATCGAAATTATCCGCGATTTGCGGCTGGGGACGTTTGATGTGCTGGTCGGGATTAACCTTCTGCGCGAGGGACTGGATATTCCCGAATGCATGCGGGTGTGTATTCTCGACGCCGACAAGGAGGGGTATTTGCGTTCGCGCACGTCGCTGATCCAGACGATCGGGCGGGCGGCGCGGAATGTCGATGCCAAGGCGATCCTCTATGCCGACCGGGAAACCGACAGCATGAAGGCCGCGATTGCCGAGACCAGCCGGCGGCGGGACAAGCAGCTGACGTGGAATGCGGAGCACGGCATTACCCCGGAAAGCGTCAAGAAGAATATCGGCGACGTGATGAGCAGCGTGTACGAGCGCGGCGATCACGTTCATGTCGGGCGCGTCGCGGGCCTGAGCGATCAGGAACAGGATTTGCTGCTCAACCCCGCGGCGCTGAAAAAACATATCAAAGCGCTGGAGGCGAAAATGCTGGCCGCCGCCGCCGATCTTGAGTTCGAGGAAGCCGCAAGGTTAAGGGATGAGATTAAGAAATTAGAGCAGGCGGATCTAGGACTTTCGTAA
- a CDS encoding peptidylprolyl isomerase, translated as MFKTLLLTAGSIFIMSTANAQAADPENTLEMEVSTGGTVVIEMLPDIAPGHVERVKKLTREGFYDGIIFHRVIDGFMAQTGDPTGTGMGGSEEPDLKAEFSKYPYKRGTVGAARTMDPDTANSQFFICFDDNGCSFLTGKYTVWGQVSEGMEYIDAVAKGEPPANPDKIVSMKIAADKAEAAE; from the coding sequence ATGTTCAAAACACTATTACTAACTGCCGGGAGTATTTTTATCATGAGCACCGCAAACGCACAGGCCGCCGATCCTGAAAACACATTGGAAATGGAAGTCTCGACCGGCGGGACCGTCGTCATCGAAATGCTGCCCGACATTGCCCCCGGCCATGTTGAACGCGTCAAAAAACTGACCCGCGAAGGCTTTTATGACGGGATCATTTTCCACCGCGTAATTGACGGCTTCATGGCCCAGACTGGCGATCCGACCGGCACCGGCATGGGTGGTTCCGAGGAACCGGACCTGAAAGCTGAATTCAGCAAATACCCCTATAAACGCGGTACCGTAGGCGCAGCCCGCACCATGGACCCGGACACCGCCAACTCACAATTCTTTATCTGCTTTGATGATAATGGCTGTTCCTTCCTGACCGGCAAATACACGGTATGGGGTCAGGTATCCGAAGGTATGGAATACATCGACGCCGTTGCCAAAGGCGAGCCGCCGGCCAACCCGGACAAAATCGTCTCGATGAAAATTGCCGCCGACAAAGCGGAAGCAGCCGAGTAA
- a CDS encoding HAMP domain-containing protein, producing MNFDPFNLTIKQIATLVILGVAGLNIVLFAGFWFLNAQIGVAHDGWDAIQKHGSSEADIGGILARLDLITAWVVWLFVPTMIGGIAATVYVYYGRIVNPLTAITGATTVLATGDTSTEIPHTTNTDEIGELAQAMLVFKKNLIREAELHAAHEAEQEKKLAFLKHIEQLTDRFDVDVAHFIQDLGEAIGNLEDTSRNLASVAEKNEGQSNRLDDVSRAALDSVASVAAAADEMASSIREITAQINDSTKIAKEAVEKSETAGDVMKHLEADAEKIGAVVGLIQDIAEQTNLLALNATIEAARAGEAGKGFAVVAGEVKNLAGQTAQATAEIAAHISTTQNNTAEIAAIIQGLGETIKRMDEISSAISNGMEKQSSTTQEIVSSVHVATSSSEAVQGVAGGITKTASDTKESAGNLDKASGALAQIAVSLRDEVEVFLANIKAA from the coding sequence ATGAATTTCGATCCTTTTAATTTGACGATTAAACAAATTGCCACGCTTGTTATCCTTGGGGTGGCGGGGCTGAATATTGTTTTGTTCGCGGGGTTCTGGTTTTTGAACGCCCAGATCGGGGTGGCTCACGATGGCTGGGACGCCATTCAAAAGCATGGCAGTTCTGAAGCCGATATCGGCGGCATTCTGGCCCGGCTGGATTTGATTACGGCGTGGGTGGTGTGGCTGTTCGTGCCGACGATGATCGGCGGAATTGCCGCGACGGTCTATGTTTACTATGGCCGGATCGTTAATCCGCTGACCGCGATTACCGGGGCGACGACGGTGCTGGCGACCGGGGATACGAGCACTGAAATCCCGCACACAACCAATACCGACGAAATCGGCGAGCTGGCGCAGGCGATGCTGGTGTTCAAGAAAAACCTGATCCGTGAGGCTGAATTGCATGCGGCGCATGAAGCCGAACAGGAAAAGAAACTGGCGTTTTTGAAACATATCGAGCAATTGACCGATCGGTTCGATGTTGATGTTGCGCACTTCATTCAGGATCTGGGTGAGGCGATCGGTAATCTGGAGGATACTTCGCGGAACCTGGCGAGCGTGGCCGAGAAAAACGAAGGCCAGTCAAACAGGCTGGACGATGTGTCGCGGGCGGCACTGGACAGTGTGGCTTCGGTGGCGGCAGCAGCCGATGAAATGGCGTCGTCCATCCGCGAAATTACGGCCCAGATCAATGACTCGACGAAAATCGCCAAGGAAGCCGTTGAGAAAAGCGAAACGGCCGGTGATGTGATGAAGCATCTGGAGGCAGATGCCGAGAAAATCGGCGCGGTGGTTGGTCTCATTCAGGATATCGCCGAGCAAACCAATTTGCTGGCCCTGAATGCGACGATCGAGGCGGCGCGGGCCGGAGAGGCCGGTAAAGGTTTTGCCGTGGTGGCCGGGGAAGTGAAGAATCTGGCGGGGCAAACGGCGCAGGCGACAGCCGAGATCGCCGCGCATATTTCCACGACGCAGAATAACACCGCGGAAATTGCGGCAATTATCCAAGGGCTGGGCGAGACGATCAAGCGCATGGATGAAATTTCGTCCGCGATTTCAAACGGCATGGAAAAACAATCGTCGACCACGCAGGAAATCGTTTCCAGTGTCCACGTCGCTACGTCAAGCTCCGAAGCTGTGCAGGGGGTTGCCGGCGGGATTACCAAAACGGCCAGCGATACGAAGGAATCCGCCGGGAACCTTGATAAAGCGTCCGGGGCGCTGGCCCAGATTGCCGTATCCTTGCGCGATGAGGTTGAGGTATTCCTTGCCAATATCAAGGCCGCATAA
- a CDS encoding alpha-glucosidase: MSKNIDTDWWKGAVIYQIYPRSFRDSNGDGIGDLPGITEKLDYIRDLGADGIWICPFFKSPMKDFGYDVADYCDVDPIFGTLDDFKRLMEKAKKLDLKVITDQVVNHTSDQHPWFKDSESSKIGDKSDWYVWADPKEDGTAPTNWLSKFGGPAWNFNMRRGQYYLHTFLPSMPDLNLHNPEVQDAFMDNMKFWLDLGVDGFRFDSVLFCMHDRYLKDNPHVPRRHLKPIEGRSFIEPYAMQDHVYDFNQPEALGFINRLRKLMDQHPGTFMVGEVSGTFSEEQAADLSAKYSEEGKYFHTVYNFSFLGDAPTPDLFRQAVENSTRHGIKSWPSWALTNHDVSRTITRWNRSNDPAQNREMSKTLNALLCSLYGTPFLYQGDELGLPDFEVPYHLLQDPLAVYLWPEWKYGRDGGRSPLPWAENDAEKTLDTDKAFNWLPVPPEHVPYAIEHQENDPDSVLNFTKAFLKWRKQHPALIHGEITFVDHSEKDIVCFMRAGEKETLLCLFNLSGTAIDMTIPVAVNDLERIENIPFTGTWEETSHELTLPAYGFCFLSMASLNKNRA; the protein is encoded by the coding sequence ATGAGCAAAAATATAGACACAGACTGGTGGAAAGGCGCGGTCATCTACCAGATTTACCCGCGCTCGTTCCGCGATTCCAATGGTGACGGCATCGGTGACCTGCCCGGTATCACGGAAAAGCTGGATTACATCCGTGATCTGGGGGCTGATGGCATCTGGATATGCCCGTTCTTCAAATCACCGATGAAGGATTTCGGCTATGACGTCGCTGATTATTGTGATGTCGATCCGATTTTCGGCACGCTAGATGATTTCAAACGCCTGATGGAAAAAGCCAAAAAACTTGACCTGAAAGTCATCACCGATCAAGTCGTCAACCATACCTCCGACCAGCACCCGTGGTTCAAGGACAGCGAAAGCAGCAAAATCGGCGACAAGTCTGACTGGTATGTCTGGGCCGATCCAAAGGAAGACGGCACCGCGCCGACCAACTGGCTGTCCAAGTTCGGCGGTCCGGCCTGGAATTTCAACATGCGCCGCGGTCAATATTACCTGCACACCTTCCTGCCCTCCATGCCGGACCTCAATCTGCACAACCCGGAAGTACAGGACGCCTTCATGGACAACATGAAATTCTGGCTGGATCTTGGCGTTGACGGCTTTCGCTTCGACAGCGTTTTGTTCTGCATGCATGACCGCTACCTGAAGGATAACCCCCATGTCCCGCGCCGGCACCTAAAACCTATTGAGGGACGTAGCTTCATCGAACCCTACGCCATGCAGGATCATGTTTATGATTTCAACCAGCCCGAAGCTCTCGGCTTTATCAACCGCTTGCGAAAACTGATGGATCAACATCCTGGCACCTTTATGGTCGGCGAAGTGTCCGGAACCTTCAGTGAAGAGCAAGCTGCGGACCTGTCCGCAAAATATTCGGAGGAAGGAAAATATTTTCACACCGTTTACAATTTCAGTTTTCTCGGCGACGCGCCAACCCCGGACCTGTTCCGGCAAGCCGTAGAAAATTCCACCCGGCACGGAATTAAAAGCTGGCCGTCATGGGCGCTGACCAACCATGATGTCAGCCGCACAATAACGCGCTGGAACCGCAGCAATGACCCTGCACAAAACCGGGAAATGTCAAAGACTCTCAATGCCTTACTGTGTAGCCTTTATGGAACACCTTTCCTGTATCAGGGCGATGAACTGGGGCTTCCCGATTTTGAAGTGCCCTATCATTTGCTGCAAGATCCGCTGGCTGTTTATCTATGGCCGGAATGGAAATATGGCCGGGACGGCGGACGCTCGCCGCTGCCATGGGCCGAAAACGACGCGGAAAAAACGCTGGACACGGACAAGGCTTTCAACTGGTTGCCTGTCCCGCCCGAACACGTCCCTTATGCCATCGAACACCAAGAAAACGATCCGGATTCCGTCCTGAATTTCACGAAGGCTTTCTTGAAATGGCGCAAACAACATCCGGCACTCATCCATGGTGAAATCACCTTTGTCGACCATAGCGAAAAAGATATTGTCTGCTTCATGCGGGCCGGGGAAAAAGAGACGCTCTTATGCCTGTTTAACCTGTCCGGCACCGCCATAGATATGACCATCCCCGTGGCCGTCAACGATCTGGAAAGAATAGAAAACATCCCGTTTACGGGAACATGGGAAGAAACCAGCCATGAATTAACGCTTCCCGCTTACGGTTTTTGCTTCTTGTCCATGGCATCTTTGAATAAAAACCGCGCCTAA